Proteins encoded within one genomic window of Lynx canadensis isolate LIC74 chromosome B2, mLynCan4.pri.v2, whole genome shotgun sequence:
- the USP45 gene encoding ubiquitin carboxyl-terminal hydrolase 45 isoform X3 produces MMILKKRSKISTVKDPFIDISLPIIEERVSKPVLLGRMNKCRSLQATDTGQYSDTVTIENVQQPRATKNQSSSKDKNQLVHGRKCVRKLPSGEDRVAVICREYENPGMSGDSSVCAGVVSTEAALAESPTDGSEKEASPSESSADADSEASESESTSQQAVLLRSRSGCCAHKNGPPPQRPLTKETGSGDEGVAEAISELYLSSTVTGDRDLDRENKPPDVPNNLCSSQEKHVLSPSPQKAFLSLSQSYITTSKECSVQSCLYQFTSMELLMGNNKLLCENCTEKKQKYQKETISAEKKAEGVYTNARKQLLISAIPANLILHLKRFHQAGLNLRKVNRHVDFPLILDLAPFCSATCKNVNVGDKVLYGLYGVVEHSGSMRGGHYTAYVKVRAPSRKLLEHITGKKNVPDLKEPDSESADQWVHVSDTYVQVVPESRALSAQAYLLFYERIL; encoded by the exons atctcCACAGTGAAAGATCCTTTTATTGATATTTCACTTCCTATAATAGAAGAAAGG GTTTCAAAACCTGTACTTTtgggaagaatgaataaatgtagaaGTTTACAGGCAACGGATACTGGTCAGTACAGTGACACTGTTACCATAGAAAATGTTCAGCAACCCAGAGCCACCAAGAACCAGTCTTCATCTAAAGATAAG AATCAACTAGTTCACGGcagaaaatgtgtaagaaaattACCATCTGGAGAAGATAGAGTGGCCGTCATATGCCGAGAATATGAAAACCCTGGGATGAGTGGAGATTCCTCAGTGTGTGCAGGCGTCGTGAGTACTGAGGCAGCTCTGGCCGAAAGCCCTACTGATGGCAGCGAAAAAGAAGCCAGCCCTTCCGAAAGTAGTGCTGATGCTGACAGTGAGGCTTCAGAATCGGAAAGTACTTCTCAGCAGGCTGTCCTGTTGAGGTCTAGGAGTGGATGCTGTGCGCACAAAAATGGACCCCCTCCCCAGCGGCCACTCACCAAGGAGACTGGCAGTGGTGACGAGGGAGTGGCTGAAGCTATTTCTGAACTGTATTTGAGCAGCACTGTAACTGGAGATAGAGATCTTGACAGAGAAAATAAGCCACCAGATGTTCCAAATAATTTGTGTTCATCACAGGAGAAGCATGTGTTGTCTCCTAGCCCCCAaaaggcttttctttccctttctcagagCTATATAACTACTTCTAAAGAATGCTCAGTTCAGTCCTGTCTCTACCAGTTTACATCTATGGAATTACTAATGGGGAATAACAAGCTTCTATGTGAGAATTGtactgaaaagaaacagaagtaccAAAAGGAAACCATTTCTGCAG aaaagaaagcagaaggggTTTATACTAATGCCAGGAAGCAATTGCTCATTTCTGCTATTCCAGCAAACCTAATTCTCCATCTTAAAAGATTCCATCAG GCTGGCTTGAATCTTCGAAAAGTAAACAGACATGTCGATTTTCCACTTATTCTTGATTTGGCACCATTCTGTTCTGCTACTTGTAAG aaTGTAAATGTGGGAGATAAAGTTCTCTATGGTCTCTATGGCGTAGTGGAACACAGTGGCTCAATGAGAGGAGGTCACTACACGGCTTATGTGAAAGTGAGAGCACCCTCCAGGAAATTATTGGAGCATAtcactggaaagaaaaatgtaccTG ATTTGAAAGAACCTGACAGTGAATCGGCAGACCAATGGGTCCATGTTAGTGACACTTACGTGCAAGTGGTTCCAGAATCAAGAGCACTTAGTGCACAAGCATACCTTCTTTTTTATGAaagaatattataa